The Cellulophaga sp. RHA19 genome includes the window ATAAACAAGAAGCTATAGAAAATGTAAAAAACTGCCTTAACAAGTAACTTTAATATAAATTAACATTTACTTATTTATAGATTAAAGTACATTTGCGGCGTGAAAAAAACAGTAAAATTTATAGGCGCACTTTTACTTACTACATTGTATTGCTTAGCAATAGGTGTTGTAACACAATCTCTTGCGTCTTATAATGTAGAAGAAATTTCTACAGCAAAAGAAGTTCAGTTTTCATACAATGCATCTAACAACTTCTTTACGCAGACTTCACAAACCGAAAACATTGTTGACATTCCTAGTAATAACAGCAATTTTCCTTCTACATTAAAAGATATATTTAAGAATTTTATAGCGTCTAATACCTCTGCTAGTCAGCACAGTATATTATCGCTAAATTCTAATTATTACAGTACTTATATTAACTTTTTAGTACAATTTAAAAAGTTAAAACTCATATTTCCTTTTCATTATTTCTTGTAATTAAGTTGATACATTTTTTATTGCAACCGCAGTAAAACCAATTTAACTAAAGGCTCTGTATATACACATAGCCACACTTTTATTTACATCAACTTTAAAAAATTACATAATGGATTTAGGAACAGATATAATAGCAATTATAATAGTAATAGTATGCATATTACCTTTTATATTAATAGCTAAAGGACGAAAAAAGAAAGAGAAAAAAATGCTAGCAGCACTACAAGAAGTAGCAAATAGAGACAACTGTACAATTAATGATTATGAAATAAGCGCCAACTTTATTATTGGTATTGACCATAAACAAAATAGGGTTTTCTATTACAAAAATGAAGAAGGAGTAATAAACGAGGGAATAGTAAACTTAGAAGGTATTAAAACCTGTAAAATAGGCACAAAAAGTAAAACCATAAATACTAATAAGGATAGAAAAGAGTATATAATACAAGGCTTATATTTAAAATTTATTCCTCGTTTTAATAACAACCCAGAAGCTTTATTTCATGTGTATGATTCCGACTTAAAAATGCAACTAACAGGGGAACTACAGTTAGCAAAAAAATGGGAAACATTAATTAATAAAAAGTTACTACAGTTTAACTAACTTAAAAAGCCCTTTACAACAGTAAAGGGCTTTTTAAGTTTCAATTATTTAAAGGTTAATTATCTTTTAATTCCCAAGATCTAACCCAATCATAATACGTTGTTCTATCAGATTTACTTGCTGTCATTCCTCCATCTTCAGGAACAGGATTCCAGTCATAAGTTTCTACCACCAACCTTAAATACATTTGCAAACTAAACTCAGCTTTAGGAGTTACAGTATAAACTTTTTTACCATCAAGATAAAACTCTATTTCTGTAGGACTCTTCCACCAAGCACCATAAATATGGTAATCTTCCCAAACCTTTTCACCTGTAGTTACATTATTTCCTTCAGATCCAACTGGAGTTTCTTCACAGTTAGTATTTCTACTGTGCGTATTTGAATGCATTGTTTCATCAAAAGTTTTAGCAAAATTTGCTGTTCCTGTAATTTGCCCAACACATTCTTGTATATCCAATTCTGTTACCCTCTTGTCACATCCTTCTCCCTCTCCAACAACATTAATTAACCAAAATGTAGAAGACATAAAAGTTTTATTTGCTTTCATACTACACTCTACATAAGTACCAACCTGCACTGCATTTTTAGAGTAGATATTAGAACCTGCATGAGTAAAAGTATCTCCATTAACCACTTCTGGCTCATTTAACTCATATGGCGTAAGCATTAAATTACCCTCAGCTTGTGATACAGTATTTGCTTTAAAAATTCCTGGAGCTCTTCCTATCCAGCGTGTACTGGTATTTACCCATTTAACTTCATCAAAGTTATTATTATTAAACTCATCTGAAACGTTTTCTATTTTAGTCCATTTTTTTCCAGAAGGAGCAGGATTATTATCATCTACAAAAAATGGAGCCTCTAAAACAATGGCTTTTCCTACAGCACTATTAACAGTATCATCATCACTAGAACTGCTACATGATAAACTACTAAAAACCATTAATACAGCTAAATACTTTAAATTTATTCTAAACATTTATAAATATTTTTCTTACAAATATACAAAAAACAACTAGTGCAGATCTAAAATATACCTAAAACCTGTATCTAATAATTAATTGTAGACTTTTGAGTATTTTAAGAGTATTAATATTTAAATTCTTAAATTACTTACTAATAGTAATTTATAAGAATCTACTATTATTTTAATGACATGTAAAAACCTATTAAATACTACATAGATTTATTTAATAGATACTCTTTAAAGTTTTTTTGTTACTTTGTTAATCTAACTATAAAGCTACTAAATGGAAGTTCTAGGTATAGATATTGGTGGTTCTGGAATTAAAGGAGCGCTAGTAAATGTTAAGACAGGAGAAAAAATTACAGACCGTTTTAGAGTTCCTACTCCGCCTACAAAAAAGCCAAAAGAAATGGCTAAAGTTGTACATAAAATTATAAAGCATTTTAATTATGATGGTCCTGTTGGCTGTGGTTTTCCTACTTTAATTAAAGGTGGTGTTTGCAAAACACCTGGAAATTTACATAGTAAATGGGTTAATAAAGATGTTACTGCTTTGTTTACAGAAACTACAGGCTTGCCGTTTACAGTAATTAATGATGCAGATGCAGCTTGCCACGCAGAAATGAATTATGGTGTAGGTAAAGATCTTAAAGGTTTTGTTGTAATGATTACCATTGGAACCGGTTTAGGTAGTAGCGCTTATTTAGATGGCCAACTTATCCCTAATTTTGAGTTAGGTCAAATACCTTACAAAAAGCATAAAAAAATAGAACTTTGGGCTGCTGATTCTGCTAGACAACGAGAAGATCTTTCATTTAAAAAATGGGGAAAACGTGTAAATACTTTTTTAGAGTATGTAGAGTTGTTAGTCGCACCAGACACCATTGTTATAGGTGGTGGCATATCTAAAGAATTTGAAAAATTTAGTAAGTACATAAAAATTAACACTCCAGTAATACCTGCCGTATTAGAAAACCACGCCGGAATTATAGGCGCAGCATCTGCCACATTAAAAAAATAAAAAAAGCCTTCATCTTATTATAGATGAAGGCTTTTTCTTGTATTACAACTTCAATTTATATACTATTTTAAAATTTTTGCTCCTTCTGGTTTAGAAAAATAATTTTCTTCTACTTCATCAGAAAAACTAATATCACTAACATCTATTTTAGTAATATATTCTCCTAACCCGTTTTCCTCTTCTTCATTAGACCAATAGGTTTTAAAACCTTTAGCAAATACAATACCGTCTACAGTTGTTGTTCCTTGGGTAACTGTAATTTTTTCAGGAGCGTGTCCACCTTCAGGGAAATACTCTGGATAAGAAACAATGTATTTAAAAGCATCCACTAAATTAGTTTCTGCATTTATATACATAATGTAATAATCATCTGGAGCAGAACCAACGCCACCATCATAAGTAACTTTAACTACATTTTCTGTTTTTCCATTAAAAGTTACTTGTGGTAACAACTCTAAGTTAACACCTTTACCATCAAAAACAAATGGTTGACCAGAAAAGTATATTGGAGTTAATGCCCAAAACTTAGTGTCATACTCAAAAGAAGTACTATCTTTTGCTTTAACCCAAGACTCTTTGCCATCCCAACCAAAAAAATTACTCTTGTCTGTTATGCTATTGTGTCTTGCTTTGTTATTCCAA containing:
- a CDS encoding family 16 glycosylhydrolase gives rise to the protein MFRINLKYLAVLMVFSSLSCSSSSDDDTVNSAVGKAIVLEAPFFVDDNNPAPSGKKWTKIENVSDEFNNNNFDEVKWVNTSTRWIGRAPGIFKANTVSQAEGNLMLTPYELNEPEVVNGDTFTHAGSNIYSKNAVQVGTYVECSMKANKTFMSSTFWLINVVGEGEGCDKRVTELDIQECVGQITGTANFAKTFDETMHSNTHSRNTNCEETPVGSEGNNVTTGEKVWEDYHIYGAWWKSPTEIEFYLDGKKVYTVTPKAEFSLQMYLRLVVETYDWNPVPEDGGMTASKSDRTTYYDWVRSWELKDN
- the ppgK gene encoding polyphosphate--glucose phosphotransferase, with translation MEVLGIDIGGSGIKGALVNVKTGEKITDRFRVPTPPTKKPKEMAKVVHKIIKHFNYDGPVGCGFPTLIKGGVCKTPGNLHSKWVNKDVTALFTETTGLPFTVINDADAACHAEMNYGVGKDLKGFVVMITIGTGLGSSAYLDGQLIPNFELGQIPYKKHKKIELWAADSARQREDLSFKKWGKRVNTFLEYVELLVAPDTIVIGGGISKEFEKFSKYIKINTPVIPAVLENHAGIIGAASATLKK
- a CDS encoding DUF6503 family protein, with translation MKIIVKLVSLFAIVSFVACKETSKKQADKNTLEQTEELGYQIPNSWIEKRVTAASKRLNATEAGKVLWSAMDAHGGLKKWYSNGYLSFRFNYQPLNGKGIRDSYQTIDTWNNKARHNSITDKSNFFGWDGKESWVKAKDSTSFEYDTKFWALTPIYFSGQPFVFDGKGVNLELLPQVTFNGKTENVVKVTYDGGVGSAPDDYYIMYINAETNLVDAFKYIVSYPEYFPEGGHAPEKITVTQGTTTVDGIVFAKGFKTYWSNEEEENGLGEYITKIDVSDISFSDEVEENYFSKPEGAKILK